A genomic segment from Chiroxiphia lanceolata isolate bChiLan1 chromosome 27, bChiLan1.pri, whole genome shotgun sequence encodes:
- the YJEFN3 gene encoding LOW QUALITY PROTEIN: yjeF N-terminal domain-containing protein 3 (The sequence of the model RefSeq protein was modified relative to this genomic sequence to represent the inferred CDS: inserted 2 bases in 2 codons; deleted 2 bases in 2 codons; substituted 1 base at 1 genomic stop codon) produces MPAEGRGQREPPPPGRHRGRSRRGPRGAPPVPPRGRAGRRSALLPRDPLPPGGSAPLRPRLRAAPEGLRCSRGSRSTRGSAPTTGSPSRRRSRCRRPHELRVLPSPGAPRYLSKAEAEAIEKELLEDYRFGRQQLIEIWGHACAVAVTKAFPLALAARSRPRXWVVCGPAQTGPSGWVCARHLRSFDYEPTXFYPKRSPDPLYRXFTTQCEKMDIPFLSYLPTKVQLINDAYNAVVEAVLGAEAEVGEGREPCAAILANLKHIASHRQPDVPSGWDVESGGSGGISPDVLVSLAAPKECARRFLGRQHFVAGRFLPYDVQKKFELNPPEYPGTECVVAL; encoded by the exons ATGCCCGCGGAggggcgggggcagcgggaGCCGCCTCCCCCCGGGCGGCaccggggccgctcccgccgggGTCCCCGGGGGGCCCCGCCAGTCCCGCCGAGGGGCCGGGCCGGCAGGAGGTCCGCGCTGCTCCCGAGGGATCCGCTCCCGCCGGGGGGGTCCGCGCCGCTCCGCCCGAGGCTCCGCGCTGCTCCCGAGGGTCTGCGCTGCTCCCGAGGGTCCCGCTCCACCCGAGGCTCCGCTCCAACCACCGGGTCCCCgtcccgccgccgctcccggtgccgccgCCCCCATGAGCTCCGCGTCCTGCCCTCCCCGGGAGCCCCCCGGTACCTCAG caagGCAGAGGCCGAGGCCATcgagaaggagctgctggaggattATCGGtttgggaggcagcagctcatCGAGATCTGGGGACACGCCTGTGCCGTGGCTGTCACCAAG GCGTTCCCGCTGGCCCTCGCTGCCCGAAGCAGACCACGGTGATGG GTGGTGTGCGGGCCGGCGCAGACGGGGCCATCGGGCTGGGTGTGTGCCCGGCACCTCCGCAGCTTT GACTACGAGCCCA ATTTCTACCCCAAGCGCTCCCCGGACCCCCTGTACC GATTCACGACGCAGTGTGAGAAGATGGACATCCCCTTCCTCTCCTACCTGCCCAC aaAGGTGCAGCTGATCAACGACGCCTACAACGCCGTGGTGGAAGCC GTGCTGGGAGCCGAGGCGGAGGTGGGCGAGGGGAGGGAGCCCTGCGCCGCCATCCTGGCCAACCTCAAGCACATCGCATCCCATCGTCAGCCGGATGTGCCCTCAG GGTGGGATGTGGAGTCCGGTGGCAGCGGCGGGATCAGCCCCGATGTCCTGGTGTCCCTGGCAGCCCCCAAGGAGTGTGCCCGGCGCTTCCTGGGCCGCCAGCACTTCGTGGCCGGGCGGTTCCTGCCCTACGACGTCCAGAAGAAGTTCGAGCTCAACCCCCCCGAGTACCCCGGCACCGAGTGCGTGGTGGCCCTGTGA
- the NDUFA13 gene encoding NADH dehydrogenase [ubiquinone] 1 alpha subcomplex subunit 13 has protein sequence MAAPKVKQDMAPPGGYGPIDYKRHLPRRGLSGYSLFAIGVGSLLLGYYTIIKWNRERRRLLIEELEARIALMPLLQAESDRRTLRLLRQNLDEEAKIMRDVPGWKVGESVFHTDRWVPPTVDELYYLRPSAEMDNEKFGLQYYV, from the exons ATGGCGGCGCCGAAGGTGAAGCAGGACATGGCCCCGCCGGGCGGGTACGGCCCCATCGACTACAAGCGGCACCTCCCGCGCAGGGGCCTCTCAG GGTACAGCCTGTTCGCCATCGGCGTCGGGAGCCTCTTGCTGGGCTATTACACCATCATCAAGTGGAACCGCGAGCGCAG GCGGCTGCTGATCGAGGAGCTGGAGGCTCGGATCGCGCTGATGCCGCTGCTGCAGGCGGAGTCTGACCGCAG AACCCTCCGGCTGCTGCGGCAGAACCTGGACGAGGAGGCCAAAATCATGAGGGACGTTCCCGGCTGGAAG GTGGGCGAGTCGGTGTTCCACACGGATCGCTGGGTACCCCCGACGGTGGACGAGCTCTATTACCTGCGGCCCTCGGCCGAGATGGACAACGAGAAGTTCGGGCTGCAGTACTACGTCTGA
- the LOC116799041 gene encoding basic proline-rich protein-like: MEISPAPPAPGPAPLEGGGGRDPGGAVVVVAVTVPTVLCRSAGAVPGPGVPRRAGTAGGGWMSPTGPSWRPAQRDGCRKELGVLEGKASELNSAGRSDPAGGGEQGAEDGGFPAAGAVGAGAEPQGGAPAAEPGPAGAALGHEEPADLWEWGQALWPPASPPSPPPPWVAPPKVTRSSGNRGPVIPCPLVWGEEGLSPHSLVGSGGGSGHREPSQPYPLLSPVPCSTLSPAQPCLAPLTLAKSPVGTSRGDDSCPATGSCSQGEGGDRARAGGDRDMP; the protein is encoded by the exons ATGGAGATCTCCCCCGcaccccccgcccccggcccggcgcccCTGGAAGGCGGTGGCGGCCGCGACCCTGGGGGGGCCGTGGTGGTGGTGGCGGTGACCGTGCCCACGGTGCTGTGCCGCTCggccggggctgtgccggggccgggggtgccTCGGAGGGCTGGCACGGCTGGAGGAGGCTGGATGTCACCAACCGGTCCCTCGTGGAGGCCCGCGCAGCGGGACggctgcaggaaggagctg gGAGTGCTGGAGGGGAAAGCCTCGGAGCTGAACAGCGCTGGCCGAAGTGATCCGGCTGGAGG AGGAGAACAAGGAGCTGAGGACGGAGGTTTCCCGGCAGCAGGAGCAGTTGGAGCAGGAGCGGAGCCGCAG GgaggagctccagcagcagaaccaggccctgcaggagcagctctgggacacGAGGAGCCAGCAGACCTCTGGGAATGGGGACAAGCCCTCTggcctcctgcctctcctccttctcctcctcctccttgggTTGCTCCTCCGAAAGTGACCCGGAGCAGCGGGAACAGGGGCCCGGTGATTCCCTGCCCCCTGgtgtggggggaggagggactGTCCCCACACAGCCTGGTGGGGTCTGGGGGTGGGAGTGGGCACAGGGAACCCTCTCAGCCCTAtcccctgctcagccctgtcCCCTGCTCAACCCTGtcccctgctcagccctgcctggcaccaCTGACTCTGGCCAAATCCCCCGTGGGGACATCCCGGGGTGATGATTCCTGTCCAGCCAccgggagctgctcccagggcgagggaggggacagggcacGGGCTGGAGGGGACAGAGACATGCCCTGA
- the CILP2 gene encoding LOW QUALITY PROTEIN: cartilage intermediate layer protein 2 (The sequence of the model RefSeq protein was modified relative to this genomic sequence to represent the inferred CDS: inserted 5 bases in 4 codons; deleted 1 base in 1 codon), which produces MGELALALLALAALHGAGATEPLENDSEPGKSGTVGKPWKAAPNPAELDLDTAGKGAEWTSWFNIDHPXGDGDHESLEAIRFYYRGRVCERPVAIQARTTEWELPEEVGEVVHASPKRGFRCINKEQPPGKTCSNXNSFLCPLEHIYWSHWSSWSPCSRRACGSSGTQTRARRCLSARPAAALKEVKCKGKAVERRPCSTGPCPEPTWTEWGPWGPCSRSCGSAGTRVRRRSCEAAKKTPCPGRPTEVQKCPPSPCPACPEHRLQGTVLTGAGAALPDARIYLEGSPPALLGRSDTHGHFTITAGLCQGSANISAPPRGLRPALAPVTSNGTGAAPVLLRLQRLEKPYMVLHPRAQVREAAQDVTFCCKASGTPVPKKYYWYHNGTLLDRKGQQPGGRLALRGLAPEQAGTYHCKASSEAGAIHSAPAQLTVLAQGQQSCRSEPEPSLVELPSECPRDAAGSRHYNVGRCPPSPCPGGPGDPSGCGGAPGHCCGXRRMELREIPCAGSLLPVKVVAECGCGPCAQPRVLVQGRVTAADTGEPLRCGQXFLGGRKVGFTGYKGSFTIEVPPDTRRLVARFVDRQQRFLDAVKVLPFDPRGGSVYQEVKVLRKKEPVDLDGSRGNAIPLGEASGREPIGELVLPAGAFLRPSGEVFNGTVRASVTFLDPRDVATASAASSDLSFANAEGEIVPLRTYGMFSVDFREGESGAALQTGPVQVRMDTGQVWMPEHLQKMKLWSLNPETGLWEEEGILRPAAGSRRKREERTFLVGNLEIRERRLFNLDVPEDRRCFVKVRAYSNEKFNAYEQLEGVVISLINLEPQPGYPSNPRAWGRFDSVVTGPNGACLPAFCDGQRPDAYSAYVTATLGGEELEAVASSPKLNPGAVGVSQPYLGKLGYRRSDHDDPDLKKTAFQINVAKPDPNNVDESNGPIYSYRSLEECERAPASANHLRFYRVEVEKYEYNVVPFRESDLTSWTGDYLSWWPNPQEFRACYIKVRIEGPQEYMVRSRNAGGTHPRTRGQLYGLRDARSVRDLALDGTSAACVEFKCSGMLFDQSLADRTLVSVVPQGSCRRTAVNNLLSEYLSRHPPPADNNHTGAFAMLAPLDPLGHNYGIYTVTDQNPRLAKEIAIGRCFDGTSDGFSREMRAGAGTAVTFSCQERPPGRESFFQRLLTAPVEALAEIRREMGAGELRRAPPEVMDFASGARAPGPTPTRRTPSSPRRPGRIRGRP; this is translated from the exons ATGGGggagctggcactggcactgctggcgCTCGCTGCCCTGCACGGGGCAGGGGCCACAG AGCCCCTGGAGAATGACTCGGAGCCCGGGAAGAGCGGAACGGTGGGAAAGCCCTGGAAAGCCGCCCCCAACCCGGCAGAGCTGGACCTGGACACGGCAG GTAAAGGTGCCGAGTGGACGTCCTGGTTCAACATCGACCACC GGGGGGACGGGGACCACGAGAGCCTGGAGGCCATTCGCTTCTACTACCGGGGCCGCGTCTGCGAGCGGCCCGTGGCCATCCAGGCCCGGACCACCGAGTGGGAGCTGCCCGAGGAGGTGGGCGAGGTGGTGCACGCCAGCCCCAAGAGGGGCTTTCGCTGCATCAACAAGGAGCAGCCCCCGGGCAAGACCTGCTCCAA TAACAGCTTCCTCTGCCCGCTGG AGCACATCTACTGGTCCCACTGGTCCTCGTGGAGCCCCTGCTCGCGCCGGGCCTGCGGCAGCAGCGGCACCCAGACCCGCGCCCGCCGCTGCCtcagcgcccgccccgcggccgcgcTCAAGGAGGTCAAGTGCAAGGGCAAAGCCGTGGAGCGCCGGCCCTGCAGCACTGGGCCCTGCCCAG agcCTACCTGGACGGAGTGGGGCCCCTGGGGTCCCTGTTCCCGCAGCTGCGGCAGCGCCGGGACGCGCGTCCGGCGCCGGAGCTGCGAGGCCGCCAAGAAGACGCCGTGCCCCGGCCGCCCCACCGAGGTGCAGAAATGTCCCCCCTCGCCCTGCCCAG CCTGCCCcgagcacaggctgcagggcacCGTCCTCACGGGCGCCGGGGCGGCGCTGCCGGACGCCAGGATCTACCTGGAGGGCTCCCCGCCGGCGCTGCTGGGCCGCAGTGACACCCACGGGCACTTCACCATCACCgcggggctgtgccagggcagtgccaaCATCAGTGCCCCACCACGAGGGCTTCGCCCGGCGCTGGCACCCGTCACCTCCAACGGCACCGGCGCGGCCCCGGTGCTCCTGAGGCTGCAGCGGCTGG AGAAGCCCTACATGGTGCTGCACCCCAGGGCGCAGGTCCGGGAGGCCGCG CAGGACGTGACCTTCTGCTGCAAAGCCTCGGGCACCCCCGTGCCCAAGAAGTACTACTG GTACCACAACGGGACGCTGCTGGACAGGAAGGGGCAGCAGCCTGGCGGCCGCCTGGCACTGCGGGGGCTGGCACCGGAGCAGGCCGGCACCTACCACTGCAAGGCCAGCTCCGAGGCGGGCGCCATCCACTCGGCGCCGGCACAGCTCACCGTGCTGG cccagggccagCAGAGCTGCCGCTCGGAGCCGGAGCCGAGCCTGGTGGAGCTGCCCAGCGAGTGCCCCCGGGACGCCGCCGGCTCCCGCCACTACAACGTGGGCCGGTGCCCGCCCTCCCCGTgccccggcggccccggcgACCCCTCGGGCTGCGGGGGGGCCCCGGGGCACTGCTGCG TGCGCAGGATGGAGCTGCGGGAGATCCCCTGCGCCGGCTCCCTGCTGCCCGTCAAGGTGGTGGCCGAGTGCGGCTGCGGGCCCTGCGCCCAGCCCCGCGTGCTGGTGCAGGGCCGGGTGACGGCGGCCGACACCGGGGAGCCCCTGCGCTGCGGGC ATTTCCTGGGCGGCAGGAAGGTGGGATTCACCGGCTACAAGGGCTCCTTCACCATCGAGGTGCCGCCGGACACGCGGCGCCTGGTGGCTCGTTTCGTGGACCGACAGCAGCGGTTCCTGGACGCCGTCAAGGTCCTGCCCTTCGACCCCCGCGGGGGCAGCGTGTACCAGGAGGTGAAGGTGCTGCGGAAGAAGGAGCCGGTGGATCTGGACGGCAGCCGGGGCAACGCCATCCCTCTGGGCGAGGCGAGCGGCCGGGAGCCCATCGGGGAGCTCGTCCTTCCCGCCGGCGCCTTCCTGCGCCCCTCCGGGGAGGTTTTCAACGGCACGGTCAGAGCCAGCGTCACCTTCCTGGACCCCAGGGACGTGGCGACGGCCAGCGCCGCCTCCAGCGACCTCAGCTTCGCCAACGCCGAGGGCGAGATCGTCCCCCTGCGCACCTACGGCATGTTCTCCGTGGATTTCCGGGAGGGGGAGAGCGGTGCGGCGCTGCAGACGGGGCCGGTGCAGGTGCGGATGGACACGGGGCAGGTCTGGATGCCGGAGCACCTGCAGAAGATGAAGTTGTGGTCCTTGAACCCCGAGACCGGcctgtgggaggaggaggggatcCTCCGCCCGGCCGCGGGCAGCCGGCggaagagggaggagaggacCTTCCTGGTGGGGAACCTGGAGATCCGGGAGCGGCGCCTCTTCAACCTGGACGTGCCGGAGGATCGCCGCTGCTTCGTCAAGGTCAGGGCCTACAGCAACGAGAAGTTCAACGCCTACGAGCAGCTGGAGGGGGTGGTCATCAGCCTCATCAACCTGGAGCCCCAGCCCGGCTACCCCTCCAACCCCCGCGCCTGGGGCCGCTTCGACAGCGTGGTGACGGGCCCCAACGGCGCCTGCCTGCCCGCCTTCTGCGACGGCCAGCGCCCCGACGCCTACTCGGCCTACGTCACCGCCACGCTGGGcggggaggagctggaagccgTGGCCTCCAGCCCCAAGCTCAATCCCGGCGCCGTCGGGGTGTCCCAGCCCTACCTGGGCAAGCTGGGCTACCGCCGCTCGGACCACGACGACCCCGACCTGAAGAAGACGGCCTTCCAGATCAACGTGGCCAAGCCCGACCCCAACAACGTCGACGAGAGCAACGGCCCCATCTACTCGTACCGCAGCCTGGAGGAGTGCGAGCGGGCGCCGGCCAGCGCCAACCACCTGCGCTTCTACCGCGTGGAGGTGGAGAAGTACGAGTACAATGTGGTGCCCTTCAGGGAGAGCGACCTGACCTCCTGGACCGGGGACTACCTGTCGTGGTGGCCCAACCCCCAGGAGTTCAGGGCCTGCTACATCAAGGTGCGGATCGAGGGGCCGCAGGAGTACATGGTGAGGTCGCGGAACGCGGGGGGCACCCACCCCCGCACCCGGGGGCAGCTCTACGGGCTGCGGGACGCGCGCAGCGTGCGGGACCTGGCGCTGGACGGCACCTCGGCGGCCTGCGTGGAGTTCAAGTGCAGCGGGATGCTCTTCGACCAGAGCCTGGCCGACCGCACCCTGGTGTCCGTCgtgccccagggcagctgccGCCGCACGGCCGTGAACAACCTCCTGAGCGAGTACCTGAGCCGGCACCCGCCGCCGGCCGACAACAACCACACCGGCGCCTTCGCCATGCTGGCCCCGCTGGACCCGCTGGGCCACAACTACGGCATCTACACGGTGACGGACCAGAACCCGCGCCTGGCCAAGGAGATCGCCATCGGCCGCTGCTTCGACGGCACCTCCGACGGCTTCTCGCGGGAGATGAGGGCGGGCGCGGGCACGGCCGTCACCTTCTCGTGCCAGGAGCGGCCGCCGGGCCGGGAGAGCTTCTTCCAGCGCCTGCTGACGGCCCCGGTCGAGGCGCTGGCCGAGATCCGGCGGGAGATGGGGGCCGGCGAGCTGCGCCGCGCCCCCCCCGAGGTGATGGACTTCGCCTCCGGCGCCCGGGCCCCGGGCCCCACGCCCACCCGCCGGACCCCCAGCAGCCCGCGGAGGCCGGGCCGGATCCGGGGCCGGCCCTGA